In Candidatus Hydrogenedentota bacterium, the genomic stretch CGGGGTGCACGAGTTCTCGAACAACCTGCCGCAGGCGCTTTTCGAGGCCTCGTACCCGGCAACGCTGCGCCGTGCGGGTTACCGCAACGGCTTTGTCGGGAAGTACGGCGTGGGGCCGAATCCGCCCGCGGAAGTCCTCGGGCTGGTGCCCATGCCGCCGGGACGCGAGGTGTTCTTTCGCGAGGTGGACGGGGAGCGCCGCCATGTCACGCGCATCACCGGGGACCAGGCGGTGGATTTCATCCGCGCCAATCCGGCGGGACAGCCTTTCTGCCTGTCCGTGAGTTTTGACGCGCCCCACAGCGAGGACTACGCCCGGCGGCCCTATCCGCCGGAGCCTGAATACGAGGAACTCTACAAGGATGTCACCGTGCCGCCGCCCCCGCTGGCGGACTGTGAGCACTACGAGGCCCTGCCGGAGTTCCTCAAGAACAGCGAGGGCCGCAAACGCTGGGGCGTCCGCTTCTGCACGCCACAGTTTTACCAGGAGTCCATGCGGGACGTGTTCCGCATGATCACCGGCGTGGACGCGGCCATCGGGCGCATCCGCCAAGCCCTGGAGGAGGCCGGGGTCGCGGACAACACGGTCATCGTGCTCATGGGCGACAACGGCATCTTCTACGGGGAGCGCGGCCTTGCCGGGAAATGGTACGCCTACGAGGAGTCCATCCGGGTGCCCCTGGTGGTGTATGACCCGGCGCTGCCGGAAAACCTGCGCGGCCGCGCCCTGAACCCGATGGCGCTGAACATAGACCTGGCGCCCACCCTGCTGGAGCGGGCGGGCATACCCCGGCCGGAGACCATGCAGGGCCGCAGCCTGCTGCCCCTGGCGCGGGGTGAATCCCCGGAATGGCGGCATGACTGGTACTTCGAGCACCTGTTCCGCCACCCGCTGATACCGCGCAGCGAGGGGGTCCGCGACACGGGCTGGACCTATATCCGCTGGATTGATGAGTCCCCCGTGATGGAGGAACTCTACGACCTGGAGCACGACCCGCACCAGGTGAGAAACCTGGCGGGGGACCCGGCGCACGCCGCAATACTGGAACGTCTGCGGAACCGCTGGGAGGAACTGCGCCGGGAACTGCCGGAAAGGGCGGCCGCGTCATGAGGACGCAAAGCGCGCCCCTCACCCGCCGCGCGTTTCTGGGCGCGGCGGCCGGGGCCTGCGCGGTCCTGTCACGCCGGGGGGTTGCCGCCCCGGCGCGGCCCAACATCCTGCTCGTCTGCGCGGACCAGCAGCATGGCCGCGCCCTCGGCTTCATGGACCCCTTCTTTGACACCCCGGCGCTGGACCGCCTTGCGCGGGAGGGTGGCCGGGTCTTCACGGAGGCCTTCTGCACCACGCCCCAGTGTTCTCCCAGCCGCTCCACCCTGTACACGGGGTTCTATCCCCACCACACGAACGTGCCGGGAAACCTCGATGTGCGCCGCCACGACGGCGGGGTGGTGGAGGGCATGGCGCCCAAGCATCCCACGCTGGGGAAACTGCTGGGGGATGCGGGCTACCACATGGGTTACTTCGGCAAGTGGCATCTGGGGAACCGGGACGTTTACGCGGGGCAGTTTCACGAGTCCGACCTGGACGGCGACGCGGCGTCCGGCGCGACGGCAAAAGCCGCCACCTTTCTGGAAGCCCGCGCCGCAGACCCCGAAAAGCCCTTCGCGCTTTTCGTGAACTACATCAACCCCCACGACATCTACGAGGCGTCCAGGCGGATACCCTCCGGCGCGGCCCCGCCGGAGGGGCCCCCCGTGCCGCATCCGGCCTCCTGGTCGGAGACCTTCGCGGGCAAGCCCCCCTGCCAGGAGTGTTTCATGCGGGAGGATCAGGGGAAATTCATCCACGGCAGGCCCGACGCCGACTGGGAGCATTACCGCCTCATCTACCGCGAGAAGTGCCGCCTGCTGGACCGGGAGGTCGGCGCGCTGCTGGGCGCATTGGACCGGCTCGGGCTGGCGGGGAACACGCTGGTGCTCTTCACCGCCGACCACGGCGACATGGACACCCATCACCGGCTGGTGTTCAAGGGGCCGTTCATGTACGACCAGCTCATCCGGGTACCACTGATCCTCCGCATGCCGGGCGCGGCGGAAAAGGAAAGCGGCGCGGTGGCGGAACCCGTGTCGCTTGCGGATGTGGTCCCCACCCTCTGCGATGCGGCCGGGGTCCCCTTCAGCGGCGACGGGCAGTCGCTGCTGCCACTGCTCAACGGCGAAAAACCGCCCGCGCCCCGCGACGGGGTGGTGGTCCAGTACTACGGCAAGCAGCAGTGGGTGAACCCCGCGCGGACCCTGCGCGCCAAAGACTGGAAATACACCCGCTGGGTTGGGCAGGGTGAGGAACTATACGACTTGCGCAACGACCCGGACGAACTGCGCAACCTCGCGGACGACCCCGCGCATGCGGCGACCCGCGACACGCTCCGCGTCCGGCTGGACGACTGGATGCGGCGCCACGACGACACCGCCTTTGAGGAGTCCTGGCCCACGGACCGTCAAGGCCGGCACCTCCAGTAAAAGATTCGGCACTTCAGCAAAGGGGGTTGCCTCCCCGTCCCCCTTCCGAAGGGGCAGCATGCCCGCCGTGGAGGGGTGGCCCTTTAGGGCCGGGGGATGTCCGCAATTTCCTGTCTTTTGGCGTGTGCCCTCACACCTGCGCCAGGGCCTGCTCCAGGTCCGCGATCAAGTCGTCGGGATGCTCCAGCCCCACGGAAATCCGAATGAGGTTCCCCGTGATGCCCGCCGCGGCGCGCGCGTCCTCGGGCATGGAGGCGTGGGTCATGCTCCAGGGGTGCTCGATGAGGGACTCGACACCGCCGAGGGACTCGGCCAGGGTGAAAATCCTCACCAGCCCGAGCAGTTTCAGGGTTTCGGCCTCGCCGCCCTTCACCTTGAAGGAGAAGGTGCCGCCGCAGCCGCCCATCTGCCGCTTCGCCAGTTCGTGCTGCGGGTGGCTCTCCAGGAAGGGGTGGAAGACCTTTTCA encodes the following:
- a CDS encoding sulfatase, producing MEPLNRREFMGRAVAGAVLAAAGRGIAAQTPDRPPNFVVIVTDDHRNDMAGFAGHPILQTPEMDRLAAEGVWFRNAFVTTPICCTSRASILTGMHARSHGVHEFSNNLPQALFEASYPATLRRAGYRNGFVGKYGVGPNPPAEVLGLVPMPPGREVFFREVDGERRHVTRITGDQAVDFIRANPAGQPFCLSVSFDAPHSEDYARRPYPPEPEYEELYKDVTVPPPPLADCEHYEALPEFLKNSEGRKRWGVRFCTPQFYQESMRDVFRMITGVDAAIGRIRQALEEAGVADNTVIVLMGDNGIFYGERGLAGKWYAYEESIRVPLVVYDPALPENLRGRALNPMALNIDLAPTLLERAGIPRPETMQGRSLLPLARGESPEWRHDWYFEHLFRHPLIPRSEGVRDTGWTYIRWIDESPVMEELYDLEHDPHQVRNLAGDPAHAAILERLRNRWEELRRELPERAAAS
- a CDS encoding sulfatase-like hydrolase/transferase, which gives rise to MRTQSAPLTRRAFLGAAAGACAVLSRRGVAAPARPNILLVCADQQHGRALGFMDPFFDTPALDRLAREGGRVFTEAFCTTPQCSPSRSTLYTGFYPHHTNVPGNLDVRRHDGGVVEGMAPKHPTLGKLLGDAGYHMGYFGKWHLGNRDVYAGQFHESDLDGDAASGATAKAATFLEARAADPEKPFALFVNYINPHDIYEASRRIPSGAAPPEGPPVPHPASWSETFAGKPPCQECFMREDQGKFIHGRPDADWEHYRLIYREKCRLLDREVGALLGALDRLGLAGNTLVLFTADHGDMDTHHRLVFKGPFMYDQLIRVPLILRMPGAAEKESGAVAEPVSLADVVPTLCDAAGVPFSGDGQSLLPLLNGEKPPAPRDGVVVQYYGKQQWVNPARTLRAKDWKYTRWVGQGEELYDLRNDPDELRNLADDPAHAATRDTLRVRLDDWMRRHDDTAFEESWPTDRQGRHLQ